From a single Candidatus Limnocylindrales bacterium genomic region:
- a CDS encoding FHA domain-containing protein, giving the protein MRSTKLILELLNGPLDGYKVTLETETFWSGKGEGPLVFPWDIELGNPQARFFFEEGNWWLESLPARHGTYRLNRENPERIEGKVKLETGDILKASGTWLLVSQIKQD; this is encoded by the coding sequence GTGAGGAGCACTAAACTTATTTTAGAATTGCTTAATGGACCCCTGGACGGATATAAAGTTACCCTGGAAACCGAGACTTTCTGGAGCGGGAAAGGGGAAGGTCCTCTGGTTTTCCCCTGGGATATAGAACTGGGTAATCCCCAGGCACGCTTCTTTTTTGAAGAAGGAAACTGGTGGCTGGAGAGCCTTCCTGCACGCCACGGGACCTATCGCCTGAATCGAGAAAACCCTGAACGTATCGAAGGGAAAGTTAAACTAGAAACAGGAGATATCTTGAAGGCCAGTGGAACCTGGTTACTGGTAAGTCAGATTAAACAAGACTAA